AGCATTAGCAACAGATTGAAAGAAAGCAGTTAGCATTAGCAACAGTTTGAAAGAAGCGGTTAAACGATTGCAGTCTTGTGTTGCTAATGCTATGCCAAATGGTACCTTATTCCTCACATAAtgaactactgtagaccagggcccccaCGTAGGActcctgtctaaagtagtgccctatatagggaataacatAACACTTGGGACTAAGACACCGTAAAGAAGGGAGCCTGGTCGCAGATTCTGCCAGGGCATCGCATCCCACAGTTCCGTAAAGAGCTGTCTTAGAGATCAGAAACAGACTGGCGCCCGGGCTAGTCTACAGTGACGTGGGCGCCATGGTAACGCCATCACATAAACTTAGAATGTTTGGAGGGACTGCCGACGTTAAAAGGACTGTGAGACTTCCGTTTGGTGGCCTGACTAGGAGTCACCGCGCTCTTCTCTCTCACAGCGTCTCCGCCAGGTCTATCTGCCGAGCGGCAGTCAGAAGAGATGTCATGATGGTGGTTGGCTGAGGCCTGCCAGGCCGACGGCCCTCCTGGTCCCGTCCGGGTCTCTGTTAAGGGGTCAAACAGCAGGTCGAAGGACAGTTCATCGGTCTGAGAGGGGTCAGAGAGGTGTCCCTGTTCTCTAGCAGGCCCCGTAGAGTCTAGAAGACTGTGGTCCCCGCTGCCAGCGTCTCTCCCAGAGGAGGATCCAGACCCGGTTCCCGTCGTCGTAGATGTGGGCGCTAGAGAAGCTGCCCGAGTCTCTGACACTGTGACCGGAGTGGAAGAGGATCCCTTTATCCCACACGCCAAGTCGAAACCCTCCACCTCGGTCTGTCCACCTCGGTCCTGCTCAGAGTCAGGATCCAGGAAGAGTTCGGAGCAGCCCTCCACCTCAGGTACCAGGGTCACGTCCAGTCTGAGGTCAAGGGTCAAGTCCGGTGTGTCGGCAGAAGTCAGGGAGGACGCCAGGGACAGGTGTGAGCCCGAGGACAGGTGCGACCCTGCCGAGCCGCAGCTCTCTGGCCCGTCCAGCATCATAGAGTCCAGCTCAGAGATCTTATCCAGATAGGCTTCGTCCATGAAGGCTTCGTCCATGAAGGCTTCGTCCTCTGTCAGATCGCGGGACGCGGTGACTCCCGCGGTTCGGTTTCTCTCGCCGTGCCCCGACCCCGAAGACGTGTTGagctgcctcctctcctcctcctcctctccgttGTGATTGGGTGACGTCACAGAGGTCACGGAGGTTATATCAGAAGCCTTGCGGCTCTGCCAGGCTGCAGCCCAGAACAACGGCTCGGTGGTGATGGAGAGTCCCGGCTCGGCGGCGTTACAGGAAGACACCCCGTTGGACAACTGAGCAGTGTGATTGGACAGTTTAGTTGCTACGGTGGAGACGCTGCTGCTGGGTGTTAAACTGTCCTCAAAACTGAGTCTCCTCAGATGGGTCACAGCCTTATAAccaagcttcttgtcttcaccaaCACTGGGACTCTTCAGACTGAGAGAGCGGAAGGCGGAGGAAGGAGTGGAGAGCAGGAAGAGGTCAGAGGGAACGATGGCGTCAATCCTATCGGTATCTATAGAGTCTTTGTGTCCGAGGAGGGTCACGCCGAAACCTCTCCGGTGGTCCCGGAACGTGTCGGAGCCGGCGGCGTTAGAGGTCGTCAGGAGGTAGTCGTGGTGAGCGGACAACGTCTTGGATTCTCCCTCCAGACCGGTGCAGACGGAGGCCTTCTCCATGTCACTCAGACTCCTCCTCGTGGCACTGATCCTCTGATAGTGGACCCTGGTCCCGGCTTCACCTTCCCCAGAGGAGGTGCTCTCTGGACGGCCATCGGCGTGGCCCTGGGGCGCCTCTCTCGGGTTTCTCGGGAGCCTCTCCGCGACCCCTCCAACCCGAGCCTCCAGTTCTTCTATGTACTGGTCGCTACGTTCCAGAGCTTTCTTCAGGTGGTCCAAATCTCTTTCGTACTGATGGATCTTAGCTTCCAACGCTGCTACCGTGTACCGGCCAAACCTGAGGGGTGGTTCAGAGCAGAAAGATGGGAGTAAGAATTGAATTTGAGAGcatataaattatattttggGGGTAAAAACAATACACATATATCAAACTatacagtgatatatatataatatatattatatatataaataatatataatatatatataatattactgTCCACTACCATCCCAGCTGAAACCACTCCAGAACATTCCACCCAGTCGTCCACTACCATCCCAGCTGAAACCACTCCAGAACATTCCAACCAGTCGTCCACCACCATCCCAGCTGAAACCACTCCATAACATTCCACCCAGCTGAAACCACTCCATAACATTCCACCCAGCTGAAACCACTCCATAACATTCCACCACCATCCCAGCTGAAACCACTCCAGAACATTCCACTACCATCCCAGTTGAAACCACTCCAGAACATTCCACTACCATCCCAGCTGAAACCACTCCAGAACATTCCACCACCATCCCAGCTGAAACCACTCCAGAACATTCCACTACCATCCCAGCTGAAACCACTCCAGAACATTCCACTACCATCCCAGCTGAAACCACTCCAGAACATTCCACCACCATCCCAGCTGAAACCACTCCAGAACATTCCACCCAGCTGAAACCACTCCAGAACATTCCACCCAGCTGAAACCACCCCAGAACATTCCACCCAGCTGAAACCACCCCAGAACATTCCACCCAGCTGAAACCACCCCAGAACATTCCACCCAGCTGAAACCACCCCAGAACATTCCACCCAGCTGAAACCACCCCAGAACATTCCACCCAGCTGAAACCACCCCAGAACATTCCACCCAGCTGAAACCACCCCAGAACATTCCACCCAGCTGAAACCACCCCAGAACATTCCACCCAGCTGAAACCACCCCAGAACATTCCACCCAGCTGAAACCACCCCAGAACATTCCACCCAGCTGAAACCACCCCAGAACATTCCACCCAGCTGAAACCACCCCAGAACATTCCACCCAGCTGAAACCACCCCAGAACATTCCACCCAGCTGAAACCACCCCAGAACATTCCACCCAGCTGAAACCACCCCAGAACATTCCACCCAGCTGAAACCACCCCAGAACATTCCACCCAGCTGAAACCACTCCAGAACATTCCACCCAGCTGAAACCACTCCAGAACATTCCACCCAGCTGAAACCACTCCAGAACATTCCATAAAACACACAACAGTAAAACACAGGACTTGTACATACTTCTGAGGAGATCTACTGACAACCTCCGCTCTCAACCTCACGTTCTCCTGGACCAGGTCAATAGTCTGACGACGCAACAGCTTGTTAGCCTTGAGCAGAGGAACACAACTGTTTtagttcatatatatatatatatatatatatatattctattaCATTCTGGACGGCACAAATTTCAGACATTATTTGTCAGTTACATTGTGTATTGTCATctttgtatgtacagtgccttgcgaaagtattcggccccccttgaactttgcgaccttttgccacatttcaggcttcaaacataa
This genomic stretch from Oncorhynchus masou masou isolate Uvic2021 unplaced genomic scaffold, UVic_Omas_1.1 unplaced_scaffold_2498, whole genome shotgun sequence harbors:
- the LOC135533602 gene encoding ORC ubiquitin ligase 1-like isoform X1 — translated: MEGLLKENEELRNKNQILESQLKTVLDPCTVTASRREDRGLDPGVVEEWSNKLRAATDGYRRINLDVEKLKEANKLLRRQTIDLVQENVRLRAEVVSRSPQKFGRYTVAALEAKIHQYERDLDHLKKALERSDQYIEELEARVGGVAERLPRNPREAPQGHADGRPESTSSGEGEAGTRVHYQRISATRRSLSDMEKASVCTGLEGESKTLSAHHDYLLTTSNAAGSDTFRDHRRGFGVTLLGHKDSIDTDRIDAIVPSDLFLLSTPSSAFRSLSLKSPSVGEDKKLGYKAVTHLRRLSFEDSLTPSSSVSTVATKLSNHTAQLSNGVSSCNAAEPGLSITTEPLFWAAAWQSRKASDITSVTSVTSPNHNGEEEEERRQLNTSSGSGHGERNRTAGVTASRDLTEDEAFMDEAFMDEAYLDKISELDSMMLDGPESCGSAGSHLSSGSHLSLASSLTSADTPDLTLDLRLDVTLVPEVEGCSELFLDPDSEQDRGGQTEVEGFDLACGIKGSSSTPVTVSETRAASLAPTSTTTGTGSGSSSGRDAGSGDHSLLDSTGPAREQGHLSDPSQTDELSFDLLFDPLTETRTGPGGPSAWQASANHHHDISSDCRSADRPGGDAVREKSAVTPSQATKRKSHSPFNVGSPSKHSKFM
- the LOC135533602 gene encoding ORC ubiquitin ligase 1-like isoform X2, yielding MANNFQNVTLSLTLPISCQICLGKVRQPVICANNHVFCSGCMDIWLKKASQCPSCRVPITSENPCREIIGGTNESESNESYSVKKHLRKTRGELLLREYEDEMEGLLKENEELRNKNQILESQLKTVLDPCTVTASRREDRGLDPGVVEEWSNKLRAATDGYRRINLDVEKLKEANKLLRRQTIDLVQENVRLRAEVVSRSPQKFGRYTVAALEAKIHQYERDLDHLKKALERSDQYIEELEARVGGVAERLPRNPREAPQGHADGRPESTSSGEGEAGTRVHYQRISATRRSLSDMEKASVCTGLEGESKTLSAHHDYLLTTSNAAGSDTFRDHRRGFGVTLLGHKDSIDTDRIDAIVPSDLFLLSTPSSAFRSLSLKSPSVGEDKKLGYKAVTHLRRLSFEDSLTPSSSVSTVATKLSNHTAQLSNGVSSCNAAEPGLSITTEPLFWAAAWQSRKASDITSVTSVTSPNHNGEEEEERRQLNTSSGSGHGERNRTAGVTASRDLTEDEAFMDEAFMDEAYLDKISELDSMMLDGPESCGSAGSHLSSGSHLSLASSLTSADTPDLTLDLRLDVTLVPEVEGCSELFLDPDSEQDRGGQTEVEGFDLACGIKGSSSTPVTVSETRAASLAPTSTTTGTGSGSSSGRDAGSGDHSLLDSTGPAREQGHLSDPSQTDELSFDLLFDPLTETRTGPGGPSAWQASANHHHDISSDCRSADRPGGDAVREKSAVTPSQATKRKSHSPFNVGSPSKHSKFM